The following coding sequences lie in one Triticum urartu cultivar G1812 unplaced genomic scaffold, Tu2.1 TuUngrouped_contig_8897, whole genome shotgun sequence genomic window:
- the LOC125532044 gene encoding premnaspirodiene oxygenase-like → MEDATYNAILLALLAVSMIYFFRPSSARRPPGPRTLPIIGSVHHFVNTLVHRRLRDLAGVHGPIMMLKIGPMPLVVVTSRELAREVLKVQDPNFANRPRLLVGRICGYGWTDIIFAPTSDYWRKIRKLCIHEILSPKRVLQFQFIREEEVQRQVDLIRAAAAAGEPVDVTRMVYDISSRTISRSAFGEVRPDMPVFQHAIKRVVGLSSGFNVPDLFPRLKEVLGEATGMKRKLREIHRTFDDILVDIIEGRRRVRADRIAAGKDVVDENVVDVMLSLQKGDNPWGFPVTDNTIKAVVLDMFAGGTGTSGSSTEWAMSEIMRTPRVMKKLQDEVRRAFHGKDSISETDLRSNSVRYLKLTMKEAIRLHPAAPLLVPRESIETTEIGGYVVPAKSRMVVNAWAISRDPRYWKDPEEFVPERFEQDGAVDFHGLHFEFTPFGAGRRMCPGYNYGLAGMELTLLQLMYHFDWRLPAGVDEVDMAESMGLGVRRKNPLMLCATPYVVPPPAAPLAST, encoded by the exons ATGGAGGACGCcacgtacaacgccatcctcctGGCCCTCCTGGCCGTGTCCATGATCTACTTCTTCAGGCCGTCCTCGGCGCGCCGGCCGCCGGGCCCGCGCACGTTGCCGATCATCGGGAGCGTGCACCACTTCGTGAACACGCTGGTGCACCGGAGGCTCCGGGACCTGGCCGGCGTGCACGGGCCCATCATGATGCTCAAGATCGGGCCGATGCCGCTGGTGGTGGTGACGTCGCGGGAGCTGGCGCGCGAGGTGCTCAAGGTGCAGGACCCCAACTTCGCCAACCGGCCCCGGCTGCTCGTGGGCCGCATCTGCGGCTACGGCTGGACCGACATCATCTTCGCCCCCACCAGCGACTACTGGCGCAAGATCCGCAAGCTCTGCATCCACGAGATCCTCAGCCCCAAGCGCGTGCTCCAGTTCCAGTTCATACGCGAGGAGGAGGTGCAGAGGCAGGTGGACCTcatccgcgccgccgccgcggccggcGAGCCGGTCGACGTCACCAGGATGGTGTACGACATCAGCAGCCGGACCATCTCTAGGTCCGCGTTCGGGGAGGTGCGGCCGGACATGCCGGTGTTCCAGCATGCCATCAAGCGCGTTGTCGGGCTGTCCAGCGGGTTCAACGTGCCTGACCTCTTCCCGCGGCTCAAGGAGGTGCTCGGCGAGGCCACCGGGATGAAGAGGAAGCTGCGGGAGATCCACCGAACGTTCGACGACATACTCGTGGACATCATCGAGGGGAGGCGGAGGGTGCGCGCTGACAGGATTGCTGCCGGTAAGGATGTCGTCGATGAGAATGTCGTCGACGTCATGCTCTCCTTGCAGAAGGGCGACAACCCCTGGGGGTTCCCAGTCACGGACAACACCATCAAAGCAGTCGTACTG GACATGTTTGCCGGCGGCACGGGGACCTCCGGCTCATCGACGGAGTGGGCGATGTCCGAGATCATGCGCACCCCGCGCGTGATGAAGAAGCTGCAGGACGAGGTCCGGCGAGCCTTCCACGGCAAGGACAGCATCAGCGAAACGGACCTCCGCAGCAACAGCGTCAGGTACCTCAAGCTCACCATGAAGGAGGCGATCCGGCTACACCCGGCGGCGCCGCTACTGGTGCCTAGGGAGAGCATCGAGACGACGGAGATTGGCGGGTACGTGGTGCCGGCCAAGTCAAGGATGGTGGTGAACGCGTGGGCCATCTCCAGGGACCCGCGCTACTGGAAGGACCCCGAGGAGTTCGTGCCGGAGCGGTTCGAGCAGGACGGCGCCGTCGATTTCCATGGCCTCCACTTCGAGTTCACGCCGTTCGGGGCCGGGAGGAGGATGTGCCCAGGGTACAACTACGGGCTCGCCGGCATGGAGCTCACGCTGCTGCAGCTCATGTACCACTTCGACTGGAGGCTGCCCGCCGGCGTGGACGAGGTGGACATGGCGGAGTCCATGGGGCTCGGCGTGCGCAGGAAGAACCCTCTTATGCTCTGCGCCACTCCCTACGTTGTCCCTCCTCCTGCTGCTCCCTTAGCTTCGACATGA